TAGCTATCCAGGAGGCTGCAGCTGCCGGGGTCCGTAGCATCGAGCACCTCGTCTCCCGGCTCTCCCGCCAGAGTTCGCCGTCCGATTGCCGGGAGATTACCGATCTGACGGTTTCCAAGTTCAGGAAGGTGATCTCCGTCCTGGACCGCACCGGCCACGCACGTTTCCGTCGGGGACCGATGCTCGCCACGACTGACGCCACGGAAGATAAAACCCTGAGTCTGCTTCCGCAGCCATtcgagtcgcagcctcagccgaaTCTGCCGGTGGCGTCGAAGGGCCTAACCATGGACTTCACCGAGGCGAAGGGCGAACCCGCCGCAACGACCCTGAGTCTCGGCTTCAGCGCTTCCACCACGATGTCATCCGGAAATTCCTCGTTCCTCTCTTCGCTCACCGGCGACGGCAGCGTCACCGACGGCAAGATGGGGCCGGCCGTCCTGTCGGAAGccctcgtcgtcgccgccgctgccgTTCCCGTCGGTAAGCCCCCTCTGTCATCGTCCCACAA
The DNA window shown above is from Musa acuminata AAA Group cultivar baxijiao chromosome BXJ2-4, Cavendish_Baxijiao_AAA, whole genome shotgun sequence and carries:
- the LOC135610789 gene encoding WRKY transcription factor WRKY51-like, which encodes MTATDLMSRQKMDELVAIQEAAAAGVRSIEHLVSRLSRQSSPSDCREITDLTVSKFRKVISVLDRTGHARFRRGPMLATTDATEDKTLSLLPQPFESQPQPNLPVASKGLTMDFTEAKGEPAATTLSLGFSASTTMSSGNSSFLSSLTGDGSVTDGKMGPAVLSEALVVAAAAVPVGKPPLSSSHKRKSPGDCHDRVHCDVALRKHSGDLCHCSSKKKKTRVKRTIRVPATSLRNADIPSDEYSWRKYGQKPIKGSPYPRGYYKCSSMRGCPARKHVERAPDDPSMLIVTYEGEHRHASNPEPISTGA